A genome region from Crossiella equi includes the following:
- a CDS encoding alpha/beta fold hydrolase, whose protein sequence is MTTHNRVRTDRLPGLVTTAHTFDVPLDHADPGGERITVFGREVVAAGKEREELPWLMMLQGGPGMHCERPTDPSAWLGRALQEYRVLLLDQRGTGLSSRVSRQTLPRRGAAKAQAEYLTHFRADSIVRDAELVRRALIGEQKWSIYGQSYGGFCSLTYLSLFPESLRESLVTGGLAPLTASAEEVYRALYPRVVEKNKRFFARYPGDVELTRRVVEHLLAHDVRLPTGERLTAHRFQTLGMTLGAQRSFDFLHYLLESAFVDGVAGPELSDEFLANAGARLSFAVGPMYALVHESIYAQGRATDWAAQRVRAEFGEFDVEGDGPVLYTGEMIYPWQFDEDPALTPLKDVAEILAAKSDWGPLYDLDRLARNEVPVAAAVYYDDMYVDREYSMATAAAVGNTRVWVTNEFEHDGAGRSAGVLDRLIKMARGEL, encoded by the coding sequence GTGACGACCCACAACCGTGTGCGCACCGACCGCCTGCCGGGCCTGGTGACGACCGCCCACACCTTCGACGTCCCGCTCGACCACGCCGACCCCGGCGGTGAGCGGATCACCGTGTTCGGCCGCGAGGTCGTCGCGGCGGGCAAGGAACGCGAGGAGCTGCCCTGGCTGATGATGCTCCAGGGCGGTCCGGGCATGCACTGCGAGCGGCCGACCGACCCGAGCGCCTGGCTGGGGCGGGCGCTGCAGGAGTACCGGGTGCTGCTGCTTGACCAGCGCGGCACCGGCCTGAGCAGCCGCGTCAGCCGCCAGACCCTGCCCCGGCGGGGTGCTGCCAAGGCGCAGGCGGAGTACCTCACGCACTTCCGGGCCGACTCGATCGTGCGCGACGCCGAGCTGGTGCGGCGCGCGCTCATCGGGGAGCAGAAGTGGAGCATCTACGGGCAGAGCTACGGCGGGTTCTGCTCGCTGACCTACCTGTCGCTGTTCCCGGAGTCGCTGCGCGAGTCGCTGGTCACCGGCGGGCTGGCGCCGCTGACCGCGAGCGCGGAGGAGGTCTACCGCGCCCTGTACCCGAGGGTGGTCGAGAAGAACAAGCGGTTCTTCGCCCGCTACCCCGGTGACGTGGAGCTGACCCGGCGCGTGGTCGAGCACCTGCTGGCGCACGACGTGCGGCTGCCCACCGGCGAGCGGCTGACCGCGCACCGGTTCCAGACCCTGGGCATGACCCTGGGCGCGCAGCGCTCCTTCGACTTCCTGCACTACCTGCTGGAGTCCGCGTTCGTCGACGGCGTGGCCGGGCCGGAGCTCTCGGATGAGTTCCTCGCCAACGCGGGCGCGCGGCTGTCCTTCGCGGTCGGGCCGATGTACGCGCTGGTGCACGAGTCGATCTACGCCCAGGGCCGGGCCACTGACTGGGCGGCGCAGCGGGTGCGCGCGGAGTTCGGCGAGTTCGACGTCGAGGGCGACGGCCCGGTGCTCTACACCGGCGAGATGATCTACCCCTGGCAGTTCGACGAGGACCCGGCGCTGACCCCGCTCAAGGACGTCGCCGAGATCCTGGCCGCCAAGTCCGACTGGGGCCCGCTGTACGACCTGGACCGGTTGGCACGCAACGAGGTCCCCGTCGCGGCGGCGGTGTACTACGACGACATGTACGTCGACCGGGAGTACTCGATGGCCACCGCGGCCGCGGTCGGCAACACCCGGGTGTGGGTGACCAACGAGTTCGAGCACGACGGCGCGGGCCGCTCCGCCGGGGTGCTGGACCGGCTCATCAAGATGGCCCGCGGCGAGCTGTGA